The uncultured Celeribacter sp. genome includes the window TATCGCCGGTGGGCGTGTCGATTTCGACCCAGCGCATCAGGCCGTCGAGAATGTCTTCGCTTGTCATGTCTTAACTCAGGCTATCTTCAAAATCCTGCCATATACTTGGCGCGAGTTTGAGTGTGGTCTCCTTCGGATGGGTCTGCTGCCAGTGGGCCGCAATCTCGGCGCCCGTTGTGGCCCAGACCCCGGGGTGGGACATCGCTTCGCCGAGGAGAGCGGCCAGATTGTCGAAGCGATGTCCCCAGGCCGAGCGTGCCGGCGAAACGCAAAGGTTGAAATAGCGTCCGCGCCGATACTGCGCCCGGAATTCTGCCCGCCAGTTGTTGAGAAGCGCCTGCGGGCGTTCCAACCCGGTGCCCTCGCGGGGAAACATCAGAAAGAACGTGTCGTCGAAATGGTAGTAATAGGGCAGCGCCAGAAGCGCCTCGGCCTTTTCGGCATCGCTCACCCAATAGTAAGGTGCGTCATCGGCGAGCCCGTTGCCGATATAGGTATATCCCTGGGCTTTCAGCAGGCTGATGGTGTCATCCGTGGCGCAGCCGGTGGCGGCGCGATCATCGGGACGCGAGAGCGCGAACCAGCCCTTGGGCCGGGATCCTGTCACGCGGGTGAGCACTTCGGTCGCAAGGCCCATATGCTCTTCTTCTTGACCCACCTCCAGCAGGGTGGGATCTTCGCCATAAAGCCCCTGGGCCGCGATCTCGTGACCGGCGGTCAGGATGCGCTCCACGAGATCGGGATAGCTTTCGGCGACAAGCGCTGGTGTCGCGAAGGTCGCGCGAATCCCGAGGTCCTCGAAGAGCGCGAGAAAGCGGTCCAGTCCCTCGTTTATCCCATAGTGCCATGTCGGGTAGGCAAGGTCTTTTGCGGTGATGCCGGCGCCGCGGCCCGCAGGGTTCAGGTTCACCGTCAGTCCGAGCGCCATGCTCTGCCCTTGGGGCCAACGGATCTGAGCGTCACGCAGACCAATTTCGTCGGAGGTGGTGTAAAAGTCTTTCCAGGGCATGGGGTTACTCCGAGACTGACGTGAGGGGATGGGTGGTGAGGATGTGCTGTGCGAGCCTGTCGCAGGTCGGAAACCAGACCCCGGGCAGGGTTTTCATCCGCTGGATCAACCGCTGGATCATATCGACGCGCATGGCATGACCGGAGACGAACGGGTGCAGCAGGAAGTTGACATAGCCGCCCTGTTTGTATTGCTGCAGAAACGCCGCCCACCAGATCTCGAACACCTCGTCGACATCCATGACGCGCTGAGCATCATTGGGCGTGTCGAGCCAGCCAAAGCTGAAATACATCGCATCGTCGAGCGCGTAATGGAACGGCAACTGCAGGATCGGGTTTTCACCGCTCTTATCCAGCTCGTAAAACGGCATGTCATGGGCGGAGGTGAAGGAGTTGTAGACGACGCCCTTGGATTTCAGCAGAGCGGGCGTATGACTGGACCGGGTGCCGGTAACGGGTTTCCCCTGCACCTCGCTCAAGGCCGCGAGGGTGCGGGACAGATGTGCATCCTCAATCTCAGGGTCGGGATAGACCTCGTGTTCCCACATGTGATCGGCCAGTTCGTGACCGTTCTTCACCACGTCTGCCAGCACCTCGGGATACAGCTCGCAGATACGTCCGGGGGTGAACAGAGTGACTTTCACATCCTCCGCATCGAACATCTCCATGATGCGCCAGACGCCGACACGCCCACCGAATTCGCCCTTGGCCTTCTGGCCCCAAGGTTCATTCAGAAGCCTGCGCAGCAGCATGGCATCGAAATCGAGGGTGAAGTTCACAGCGATCTTCACGCCCTCGGGATAGGCGAAATCCGCGATGGGGACCCGTCGTGTGCGCTGGAAACGCGCGGTGTCTACAAGCTTTTGAAAAGCATCAGAGGCAGGAGGGGTATCGGGTGTCATGTCTCACTCCAGGCAATGTGGGATGTCTTGGGGCCGCGCGGCAGGCCCGCGTGGTAATGGACGGCCGCTTCAGCGGCTTTGAGCCCGGCGATCACCGGGTTGATCACGGGCACGCCGGTGGCGCGCGACAATGCCTCGGGCAGGCCGGGGATGAAGGAAAGAGCAAAACAGCCCAGCACCAGGACATCCGCGCCCTGTGCCACGCTCTCGCGGGCCCGCGCCTCGATTGCGGGCAAATGCCTATCCGGGTCTCGAATAAGATCGGCAACCGAACCACCGATCATCACCTCACCTGCGAAACTGCCCGCGAGGCCGATGCCGCGGATCCGGCGCCGCAGGCCCGGCGGGGTGGGATCGGAGGAGAGCACGGCGAAACGCTCGCCAAGCTGCGCGGCAGCAAGCAGGCCCGCCTCACCCGGTCCGATCACTGGCAGACCCGCAACCTCGCTCAGCGCCGTCACGGCGGGATCACTGAAACAACCGATCAGCACCGCGTCATGGTGCTTGTCCCACTCTGTTGCCGCCTCGCACAGCGCGGGAAACACCATGGCGGCATCCGCAGCGCTTTCGATGGCGCGGGGGCCGTCCTCCGGGGAGGCGATCTCCACCTTTGCGGAGGGCGCCCAGTCGCGCAGCATCTTCAACCGTCGCTCGACAACCTCTGGTCCGGCTGTGCGGTAAAGCGGGCTGACGAGTTGATAGAGCAAACGGGGAGGTGCCGACGGATCGGTCATGTCTATGGTCTTTCTATAGGTGTCTTCCGATCCCACAGGATCAGAAGGCACGTTGCAGGCCGACGAGTTTCTGCACAAGCGCCACACCGCCGATGGACAGCAGGATCGAAATCGTTGCGGCGGCGGCGGCGGTGGGTTTGAACTCGTAGGTCAGGAAGTCGAACAGCGCGAGCGGCAGAGTGTTACCCCCCAATGGCTTGAGCAGAAGCGAGATCGTGTAGAGATCGAAACTGTTGATGAAGGCAAAGATCGCTCCCATGGCGAGCCCCGGCATGACCAGCGGCAGGATGACCAGCCGGAAGGTCTGCCACCCTGTTGCTCCCAGAGAGGCGGAGGCCTCCTCGAGCGACGGCGGCACTTGCCGCAACGCGGCCGAGATCGAGACATAGGCATAGGGGAAGGACATCAGGATATGGCCGAATTGCAGACCGGTGACGGTCTTGCCCAATTCGATCTTGTAGAGAAAGAACAACAGACCGACCGCGGTGAGCAGTTCGGGCACCAGAAGCGGCAGCGTCATGCCGAGCTGGAACAGGCCGGAGAGCCTGCCCGAAAGCCCCTGGCCGGCCAGCGCCGCCATCATCGCAACCGTGCTGGTGACGACGGCGGTGATCGCTCCGATCCGCAGCGACATCAGCAAACCATCGACAAGATCCTGACGCGCGAAGAATTCCTGATACCAACGCAAAGACAGGCCGCGCGGTGGGAATTCGATCATCAGCCCATCGGTCAGCGAGGCACCGACGATGGTGACGACCGGCACCAGCAGGAAAATGTAAAGCGCAATGATCAGCACGGCAAAGCCGAGATTCACGCTGCGTTGCCCACCAAAGGTTTGTGCGGCCATGCTCATGCCCGGGCCCTCTCGTTGAGTTTCCATGTCAGACGGGTGAACAGCACCACGACCAGCACCGTGGAGATCGACAGAACAATCGCCAGAGCCGAGCCGAATGGCCATTGAAAGGTCCCGGTCAGCTCGCCGATGATCAGGGTCGGCATATAGCTCACCATCTGCCCGCCCAGAAGCGCCGGGGTCACATAGGCCGCGACGGCCAGCACATAGACCAGGATCACGCCCGGCTGAATGCCCGGAAAGCTCAAGGGCAGAATGATGTCGCGGAATACCTGATAACGACTTGCACCCATTGAGGCCGAGGCCTCGGTCAGGCTTTGCGGGATATTGCGCAGGGCATTGTTGATCGGCAGCACCATGAAGGGCACGAAAACATGCACCAGCGCCAGGATCACCAGCGACTGAGTGAACAACAGCCGCAACGGTCGTTCGATGATCCCCAACGCGATCAGGCTCTCGTTGAGCGGTCCATTAAGAGCGGCGACAATCATCCAGCCAAAATTGCGCACCAGCACGCCGGTCATCAGCGGCGAAGCGATACAGGCGTACAGAAACACCGCCTTGAACCCCTTGGCCCGCGACAGGTGCCAGGCGATCGGATAGCTGACAACGAGACAGAGCAGGGTGACGATCCCGGCGGTGTAGAGCGAGCGCCAGAGTACGCCCCAATAGTAGCCATCCCCGAGAATCCGGGTGTAATGCATCCATGTGTAGTCTTCGCCGAAGGGCTCGGAGTTCCCCGGCGTGCGAAAGCTCATCTCGACCATATTTGTGATCGGCAGGATCATGAAAACAAAGATCAGCGCCACCGCCGGCAAGGCCAGCGCCCATGTCAGTTTCTTCGACCGGATCATGGCGCGACCTCCGGCATCAGCCAGGCATGCGACAGGTCGATGGCGATCCCGACGCGGTCACCAGCGCCGACCTCATGGTTCGGGGGCGCGGTCAGTTTGAGCCGTCCGCCTTCGGGCAGGGCGATCTCGCAATGTAGCGATGCCCCGAGGAAGGCGCATTTGATCACCTCGCCCTCGAAAGTTGCCGTCTCTCCGGTGGTCACAAGGGTCAGGCTCTCGGGCCGCAGCAGCAATTCGGCGGCGGCGTCTTTCAACAATCCGGGAACGCCCTCGACCTCGATATCCGCACCCGCGACGTGGAGGCTGTAGCGCCCCTCCGCGACCGGTTGAACCCTTTGCGCGGTCAGGAAATTGGCCTCACCGGTGAAATCGGCGACATAGCGTTCGCTAGGCTTCTGATAGATCTCGCGCGGGGTGGCAAATTGCGCCACTCGGCCCGCTTTCATCACAGCAACCATATCCGACATGGCCATGGCCTCGGATTGGTCATGGGTAACGTAAAAGGCGGTGATCCCCGATTGCTGCTGCAAATCCCGGATCAGCCAGCGCACCTCGTCGCGCAGCCTTGCATCGAGGTTGGCCAGCGGTTCGTCGAGCAACAGCAGCCGTGGCTTGAGCACCAACGCGCGCGCAAGTGCCACGCGCTGCTGTTGCCCGCCGGAAATTTCGCGCGGCAGCCGATCTTCGAGCCCGGTCAGCCGCACCAGTTTCATCACATCGAAGACGCGGGTTTCGATCTCGCCCTTCGAGCGTTTCTGCAAGCGTAGCCCGTAGCCGATGTTCTCGGCTACGGTCATATGCGGGAACAAGGCGTAGTTCTGAAAAACCACGCCAAATTTGCGACGGTTGGAAGGCACGTTGAGGATGCTCTCGCCATCCACCAGGATGTCACCGCCATTCGGCTCGTGAAATCCCGCAAGACACCGAAGCGTCGTGCTCTTGCCGCAACCCGAGGGCCCGAGCAGCGTGACGAGCTGTCCGGTTTCTGCGGTGAGAGAGACACCATCAAGCGCAAGAAAATCCTCGTAGGACTTGCGCAATTTTTTGACTTCAACCGTCGTCATTTTTTAGATCGTCCGTTCCCAGAGGTCGTTCAGAGCCGGCATGATGGACAGGGTTTCATCCCAGTCAAACCGGATCGCTTGAGAGACCACTTCGGGCTGAAGCGGCCATTTTTGCAGTTCTTCGGGCAGCTCGACGGTCTTGTTCGTCGGAGCGATCAGCCAGTTTTCCGCCATCCAGAGCTGGATCTCGGGGCTGAGTACGAAGTTCACATAGTCAAAACCAAGTTGCTTGTCGGGGCTGTTTTTGAACACGGAGAAGGAGTGGTCGAACACCATCATGCCTTCTTCCGGCACGACGTAATCGATCGGCACGCCCTGTTCCTGCATGGCCTTGATCTCGCCGAGATCGATCGGCGCCACGGCGATCTGACCCTGTGTCAGAAGCGGCGTCAACTGGGCCGAATAGCCGATCTGCGGGAACGGCCCGAGTTCCTTGAATTTCGCAACGGCGGTTTCGATGTCGTCGCGGCCCGAGCCGAAATGCTCACCGGCCCAGAGCGCCATCATGGTCGCGGCCGAGTTGGTGATCTTGTAAAGACCCAAGAGGCCACGGAACCGCTCGTCCCAGAGATCTGCCCAGCCTTTGGGCGGCTCATCGATCATGTCGGTGCGGTAGGCCAGAACCAGCGGCGCCAGCATGCCGGTGACGGCGGTATTACCCTTGAGGACCGCAGGCTCGATGACATCGGCCATGTTCGGCACCAACTCGGGAGTCAGTTCTTCGAAATAATCGTCATTGCGGATCATCGCAGTGTATTTTTCGTTGAGCATCACGGCCGGAAACGGCGGGTTCTCAGGACCGGCTGCCCGGAAGTTCGAAATCCAAGCCATACCTAGACCGATGTCCAGATCGAAATCCATGCCGATCTGCTCGGCGAATTTCGGCATCACGAATTTGCGCCAGTCGTTTTCCCAGCGGCCGCCGAACATGTTCACAATGAAGGTGTCGGATTGGGAAAAGGCCGGAAGGCCGATAGCGCCAAGGGCGGCGGCCCCAGCGGAGGTTTTGAGGAAATTGCGTCGCGTTAGACTCATGGGAGGTCTCCTGTTGGGTTTCTTTGTTGTCGGCCGGCAGAAGCACGGGGAAGAAAACCGCTGCCGACCGTATATCTCCGCATTTTTTGAGAGCGGGATTCTGGGGTGAGCTACATCTCGATATTATCGGGGTCGAGGTGCAGATCGATCAAAACGGGACCGGTGCGTTTAACGATTGCAGCACAGGCCTCGTCGAGACTGTCCGCATCGGTCACGCCCACCGTGGCGAACCCGAGCGTCGCGCATGTCGCCGCAAAATCTATGGGGGCGATCATCGAGAGCTGAGGATCCATGCCGCGATTGGTGAACTGCACATGCTCGGCACCATAACTGCCGTCGTTGCAGAGGATGATGATCACATCCGTCTTTTCACGTACGAGAGTGACAAGTTCGCTCAGACCGGAGAGGGAAAACCCACCATCGCCCGCCACGAAGACCGTCGGACGATCGGTGATCGCGGTCGCAGCGCCAATGGTTTCGCCAAGGCCACAGCCGATCGCACCAAAATGCGAGGTGTAGACCAGATCGGAGGGGCGTGTCACCGGCAGGTTACGCCAGGCAGTCGTGACGAAACGCCCGAGATCGGTAACTAGCACACGCTCTTTGGGCAGCGCCTGATGGAGACGCCGCAAAGCCGGAACCATATCGACACAACCGGGTGCAACCTCTGAGGCGTCTGGAACACGCGCGAAGGCTTCAGCCTCTTGCCTCAGAGGTTCTAAAAGATCATCCGTCGCGCCGGACCCGGGGATCTCAGCCAAATCCAACAGCTCCGCAAATGCGCGCGCCGTTCCGGCAATATCGCCGATCAGTCGCAGGGTCGGCGTATCGAGGCGCGGGTTTTCTTCTGCGTCGGGCAAAATTTGGACCACGCGCTTGCCCTTGGTGTAGGCGCGCTCTTCGGTTGTGTGCTTGCTGAGACTTGCGCCGAAGGCGAGGATACAGTCGGATTTCATGATCACATCGCTCGCGGTCGGATGGCTCAGCCCGCCGCAAATACCGATATTGAATGTCTCGCCCTCGAAAAGCCCTTGTGCCTTGAGCGTGGTCGCCAACGGCACCTCTATCCGCTTGGCCAGCGCGACAAGGGCATCGCGCGCCTCTGGCGTACATGCACCACGACCAGCGAGGATCAACGGGCGACGGGCGGAGGCCAACATACCAGCAGCTTCCTCCAGAAGTTCTCCCGAGACGGGTGCCGTCACATACTGCGGTAGCGGTGCGGCGGAGGCGCGGGCTGGCAAGTCCTCCCACATCAAATCGACGCGCATGTTGAACACGACCGGACAGCGGCGATGAGCGGCGATACGGAAGGCCCGATCGAGATCTTCGAGGGCTGTTGCAGGGCTGCGCATGTCGATGAACACGGCCCCTGCGCTTGCCACGACTTCTCTTTGATTGATCTTTTGCAGGTGTTGCAGATCACCGGGCGCTGTGTCCCCGCAGAGCACGACAAGCGGGATACCACCGCGCGCCGCTTCGGCAAGCGCGGTCACCACATTGGTCAGCGCCGGGCCGTGCGTGATCGTCGCAACACCGGTTTGACCGGTGGCCTGGGCATAGCCGATAGCCGCCAGCACGGCATTTGCCTCATGGGTGCAGGCGACATAGCGGCCGATATTCGCATCGACATAGGCCTTGACCATGAACAGGTTGGCGTCTCCGACAAGGCCGTAGAGATGCGTGGTGTTATGGGCCACCAGTGCCTTGGCCAGCCCCTGGTGCAATTTCATGTCTGTGACAGTATCTCTCATGTCTCGCCGTCGGTCTGATCTGTGTATGAGCGGACTATAAGCACGACTATGCAGCCACAAAAGTTCATTTTAATTTACAAAATAGTTCCCAAAAAGAACTTTTAGAGGCAGATATCGCGGCAGGCACTTCGTCCAAGGTACCTGTGCTAAACCCTCAGAACATTCTTTGAAAATCGAAGTCCGTCTGCGGACTTAAAG containing:
- a CDS encoding ABC transporter permease, yielding MSMAAQTFGGQRSVNLGFAVLIIALYIFLLVPVVTIVGASLTDGLMIEFPPRGLSLRWYQEFFARQDLVDGLLMSLRIGAITAVVTSTVAMMAALAGQGLSGRLSGLFQLGMTLPLLVPELLTAVGLLFFLYKIELGKTVTGLQFGHILMSFPYAYVSISAALRQVPPSLEEASASLGATGWQTFRLVILPLVMPGLAMGAIFAFINSFDLYTISLLLKPLGGNTLPLALFDFLTYEFKPTAAAAATISILLSIGGVALVQKLVGLQRAF
- a CDS encoding polysaccharide deacetylase family protein, coding for MPWKDFYTTSDEIGLRDAQIRWPQGQSMALGLTVNLNPAGRGAGITAKDLAYPTWHYGINEGLDRFLALFEDLGIRATFATPALVAESYPDLVERILTAGHEIAAQGLYGEDPTLLEVGQEEEHMGLATEVLTRVTGSRPKGWFALSRPDDRAATGCATDDTISLLKAQGYTYIGNGLADDAPYYWVSDAEKAEALLALPYYYHFDDTFFLMFPREGTGLERPQALLNNWRAEFRAQYRRGRYFNLCVSPARSAWGHRFDNLAALLGEAMSHPGVWATTGAEIAAHWQQTHPKETTLKLAPSIWQDFEDSLS
- a CDS encoding thiamine pyrophosphate-binding protein; this translates as MKLHQGLAKALVAHNTTHLYGLVGDANLFMVKAYVDANIGRYVACTHEANAVLAAIGYAQATGQTGVATITHGPALTNVVTALAEAARGGIPLVVLCGDTAPGDLQHLQKINQREVVASAGAVFIDMRSPATALEDLDRAFRIAAHRRCPVVFNMRVDLMWEDLPARASAAPLPQYVTAPVSGELLEEAAGMLASARRPLILAGRGACTPEARDALVALAKRIEVPLATTLKAQGLFEGETFNIGICGGLSHPTASDVIMKSDCILAFGASLSKHTTEERAYTKGKRVVQILPDAEENPRLDTPTLRLIGDIAGTARAFAELLDLAEIPGSGATDDLLEPLRQEAEAFARVPDASEVAPGCVDMVPALRRLHQALPKERVLVTDLGRFVTTAWRNLPVTRPSDLVYTSHFGAIGCGLGETIGAATAITDRPTVFVAGDGGFSLSGLSELVTLVREKTDVIIILCNDGSYGAEHVQFTNRGMDPQLSMIAPIDFAATCATLGFATVGVTDADSLDEACAAIVKRTGPVLIDLHLDPDNIEM
- a CDS encoding ABC transporter ATP-binding protein translates to MTTVEVKKLRKSYEDFLALDGVSLTAETGQLVTLLGPSGCGKSTTLRCLAGFHEPNGGDILVDGESILNVPSNRRKFGVVFQNYALFPHMTVAENIGYGLRLQKRSKGEIETRVFDVMKLVRLTGLEDRLPREISGGQQQRVALARALVLKPRLLLLDEPLANLDARLRDEVRWLIRDLQQQSGITAFYVTHDQSEAMAMSDMVAVMKAGRVAQFATPREIYQKPSERYVADFTGEANFLTAQRVQPVAEGRYSLHVAGADIEVEGVPGLLKDAAAELLLRPESLTLVTTGETATFEGEVIKCAFLGASLHCEIALPEGGRLKLTAPPNHEVGAGDRVGIAIDLSHAWLMPEVAP
- a CDS encoding ABC transporter substrate-binding protein, coding for MSLTRRNFLKTSAGAAALGAIGLPAFSQSDTFIVNMFGGRWENDWRKFVMPKFAEQIGMDFDLDIGLGMAWISNFRAAGPENPPFPAVMLNEKYTAMIRNDDYFEELTPELVPNMADVIEPAVLKGNTAVTGMLAPLVLAYRTDMIDEPPKGWADLWDERFRGLLGLYKITNSAATMMALWAGEHFGSGRDDIETAVAKFKELGPFPQIGYSAQLTPLLTQGQIAVAPIDLGEIKAMQEQGVPIDYVVPEEGMMVFDHSFSVFKNSPDKQLGFDYVNFVLSPEIQLWMAENWLIAPTNKTVELPEELQKWPLQPEVVSQAIRFDWDETLSIMPALNDLWERTI
- a CDS encoding aspartate/glutamate racemase family protein → MTDPSAPPRLLYQLVSPLYRTAGPEVVERRLKMLRDWAPSAKVEIASPEDGPRAIESAADAAMVFPALCEAATEWDKHHDAVLIGCFSDPAVTALSEVAGLPVIGPGEAGLLAAAQLGERFAVLSSDPTPPGLRRRIRGIGLAGSFAGEVMIGGSVADLIRDPDRHLPAIEARARESVAQGADVLVLGCFALSFIPGLPEALSRATGVPVINPVIAGLKAAEAAVHYHAGLPRGPKTSHIAWSET
- a CDS encoding polysaccharide deacetylase family protein; this translates as MTPDTPPASDAFQKLVDTARFQRTRRVPIADFAYPEGVKIAVNFTLDFDAMLLRRLLNEPWGQKAKGEFGGRVGVWRIMEMFDAEDVKVTLFTPGRICELYPEVLADVVKNGHELADHMWEHEVYPDPEIEDAHLSRTLAALSEVQGKPVTGTRSSHTPALLKSKGVVYNSFTSAHDMPFYELDKSGENPILQLPFHYALDDAMYFSFGWLDTPNDAQRVMDVDEVFEIWWAAFLQQYKQGGYVNFLLHPFVSGHAMRVDMIQRLIQRMKTLPGVWFPTCDRLAQHILTTHPLTSVSE
- a CDS encoding ABC transporter permease; protein product: MIRSKKLTWALALPAVALIFVFMILPITNMVEMSFRTPGNSEPFGEDYTWMHYTRILGDGYYWGVLWRSLYTAGIVTLLCLVVSYPIAWHLSRAKGFKAVFLYACIASPLMTGVLVRNFGWMIVAALNGPLNESLIALGIIERPLRLLFTQSLVILALVHVFVPFMVLPINNALRNIPQSLTEASASMGASRYQVFRDIILPLSFPGIQPGVILVYVLAVAAYVTPALLGGQMVSYMPTLIIGELTGTFQWPFGSALAIVLSISTVLVVVLFTRLTWKLNERARA